A section of the Meles meles chromosome 8, mMelMel3.1 paternal haplotype, whole genome shotgun sequence genome encodes:
- the LOC123949513 gene encoding olfactory receptor 4P4-like, giving the protein MEKQRNISEFILLGISYDQNIEIFCFVLFLFSYIALLAGNLLILVSIQCSPLFHQPMYYFLSHLSSMDICYTSSITPKLIADLLGGTKTISYGNCMLQLFTMHFFGGTEIFILTAMAFDRYAAICKPLHYLLIMNRTTCHLLVMAAWAGGALHSFPQLLMAIQLPFCGPNELDHYFCDIFPLLKVACTDTYITGILVVADSGTVALVTFVVLFVSYFIILFSLRHHSGEGRRKALSTCGSHITVVILFFGPSIFAYLRPPGTFPEDKIFALFYTIVAPMFNPLIYTLRNTEMKNAMRKVLCQTLFSKEVCN; this is encoded by the coding sequence atggagaagcagagaaacatCTCAGAATTCATACTTCTAGGAATTTCATATGACCAGAACAtagaaatattttgctttgtGCTCTTCTTATTCAGTTATATTGCCCTATTGGCAGGAAACCTTCTGATCCTTGTCTCCATTCAATGCAGTCCTCTTTTTCACCAACCCATGTACTACTTCCTCAGCCACTTATCCTCTATGGACATCTGCTATACCTCTAGCATTACACCCAAATTAATTGCTGACCTGCTAGGAGGGACAAAAACCATCTCCTATGGTAATTGCATGTTACAACTATTTACCATGCACTTCTTTGGAGGTACTGAGATCTTCATTCTGACCGCCATGGCCTTTGATCGCTATGCTGCCATCTGCAAACCTCTCCACTACCTGCTTATCATGAACAGGACAACGTGCCATCTCCTAGTCATGGCTGCATGGGCTGGTGGGGCTCTCCATTCCTTTCCTCAATTATTGATGGCAATCCAATTGCCGTTTTGTGGTCCTAATGAACTCGATCACTACTTTTGTGATATCTTCCCTCTGCTGAAAGTTGCTTGCACTGATACCTACATCACCGGGATCCTTGTGGTTGCCGATTCAGGTACAGTCGCCTTAGTTACCTTTGttgtcttgtttgtttcttatttcattATATTGTTTAGTCTAAGACATCACTCAGGTGAGGGAAGACgcaaagccctctccacctgtgGGTCTCATATAACAGTGGTCATCTTATTTTTCGGGCCTTCAATCTTTGCCTACCTTCGACCTCCAGGTACTTTCCCTGAGGACAAAATATTTGCTCTATTTTATACCATCGTTGCTCCTATGTTCAATCCCTTAATCTATACTCTGAGgaatacagagatgaaaaatgcCATGAGGAAAGTTTTGTgtcaaacattattttcaaaGGAAGTATGCAATTAA